TCCTCTTGCCCTCCCATGTGCCACACCATTGTTTATGTTGGATTCATTATTGTCCATGTCagattcattttcaatttttgtaaCATGTGAATCAGTCCTTATTACATGTTCGATATCATGATGAGCGGCCTTTATCCCTAATAAGtgataatgtattttttttttttttgtacttttttttgttACAAATATCAATTTGCAATGGAATGTACATTTTATTGCAAATAGACATATTCATTTGTAACAAAAGTACAttttgttgcaaataaacaCTATTTTGCAATGACTGTACCTTTCGTTTCAAATAAACATATCTTTTGCAACAAATCTTCATTATCGTGAAGATAGTACGCAGCGACAAAGATAAATTGATTTGTGACGATAAAATTTTGTGActaaaagttattatttacaaaaagaaaaaaaaaatatcatcgttGAAATATAGTTTTTCCATGGCTGCATTTGTGAGCTGATCAGGAGACCGGAGCAACTAGCGAAAAATTATGAAAAGGTGATTTTTATTGACATTGTTGTAGTGTAAGCACGGTCCCATAAACAAAATATAGGAgtgataaatataattataataagttaagcaacgtacgtacgtacatggcCATATAAAACCAGCCAGCTAGAGAGctaacctatatatataataccaatagtactgcatgcatgcatggtactgTTCGGACCTTTAGAGACACATACGTCGTTTAGACTTTACTCCCCGGCGGCCATGTATCAATGTGGCGGAATTACGATCGAGTACATTCTTTAATTTCGTGCTTACTCTCGTTgccgaaaaaataaaattagtcttttaaaagattaaaataaagatgaaggcaaaaaaaacttttttttatggaataaattaaattttatgtataattactTTTACCTAGTACTCTTTACGCATTTTATTGATTTGATTAATTGActgcatcactttttttaatagaaaataattgatttgactaatcacatcagtaAAATATACAAAGAGtatgcaaaattaaaataactatatatagtagaacttatatataaatatatatatattatgttatatatttatcagCCTTCGATCGATTGACCAACAGATTGTATCGATCGATATgccgtacgtacgtacgtgtcaGCCAATCCATGTGACAATATTCTTGAAGTTAATTTTCtaattgtgtttgattggaGTTACCTAGTTAATTcaaattgcaattttttttttaagtttagatAGAGTTAAAAACAGCGgcttcaattttaaaaaatactgcATGAAAACTCAGgaattgattaatttttttacttaattaagTGATTGTtaatatattggtatatttttatattttttaaaatgataaaaaaatatgaataagaaaattgaaaaaaagattAGAAGATGATTTTTGCCAGTTGTAACAAAGAGTAGCAACGCTCTTCAATGGTTATAGGACGGCCTCGTACGTACGTTAGGTCCAACCGTCTTATAAATTAGGAACGTCGACGTCGTACTCATACTGCCAACCCATCGACACTGATTTCTAATGTTCTGTATCAAGTGTTTCCAATATTTCATAAGATCGTAAGCTTAATCTCTCGGCCTTTGAGACTTTGAGATCGACAGCGAAGCTCTGAGCTCGTATTTAACCTCATTTACTACGTACTCGCAACTGTCACCCACTCGGGCCCCTTTTTTTCCCTATATAATGCGACCCTCGACGCTGCTAGTTTCAGGTACTCACACAGCAAAAGCGAAAGTAAGAGAAAGAGAATCAGAGAGAGTGCGTTTTGagtgagaaaaaaatttaagagatCGATCGAGATGGCAATTATTAGGTGGTGTGTAATGCTGGCTCTTGCTCTGGCTATAGTTCAGACTAGTACTGCAGCAAGAACTGTGCCCAGCAGCAATGGTGGCGGCCTCGACGATCAAAAGAACTTTATTTCATACAGCGGAGTTGGCGGCTATTCTGGGATCGGCAACGATGGACTCCCCTTTGGCGGAGTGGGTGCAGCTGCTGGCATGGGTGGTGGGCTCGGCGGTGGTGGAATGGGTAGCTTCGGTGGTGCTGGTGCCGGTGGTGTGCCTGGTGTCGGGGTTGGGGTTCCATTTAATCCTTGAAGTTGTTGTTGTACTGCATGGGATTTGAGTTTACCTAATAATTACCTTATCTATATGATCTAGTACTGTTTGAAGTTAATTAGTTGATTAGCTGTGTGAGATGTTAGATGTTTATCTctattatgtttttcttttctgagcCGTACTGAGAGATCGATGTTTGTATTTGGAGATGCTTTGTTTCCCAACGTCTAATTAGAaactaaaaataagaatattgaaGACAATGTTTCCATTTGTCATTACTTCGGGTACTTATAATTGCAATAATATGGCATTTGACGCTTAACCTATGTGGTTTATTTAACAGCATCTAAATGCATTAGATTGTgtgattttcttattatttaatttttttcccttcgcAAAATTGGGAAGGCTTGAGCTAATTAAGTTCCATGCTCGTTGAAGTTGATCATATTTGATTAGGACGATAAATGAACTAATCTATTCGATAGCTGCTTGAGATCACTTGTCTGATTAAACAGCTCGAATCAAACTCGATTATCAAAAAAATGCTCCCTGGCCGTGAAAGTAGATACATGGTCAATTAATAAATGACACACACTCGAATAAATCCGATTCAACTCTACTAAAATTTATTAAGGTCCAAGCTAGTTGACTCGTTAGACTGAAtcaattaaaactcattcatacatagataaatatatacatacacatctgtatatatacatattagttATTAATAAAAGCATGGtgcattttataatttgtacaaaAATTAGTCAGTAggatttaataatttgatatacAAGTATGTGGAAAATATAGATGAAATGTTGATATATAGTAtcatattatgtgtatatttagtaatttatgtAGAcctataatatattgttattatgtaTAAACATCAACTAGTTACATAAATATTGCTTATTTATAAACCTTTACAATTTCTTATTTCAATAGAGGTtctattgaaatttttatttttattttttatttatctaatttcttaattattaaattttatttaaaaagttaaaaataaaaaaatcgagTGCTCAAGCAAGAGTTGGGATCTTAGCTCACCAAGCCAAGCTTGAACAAAGATTATGCAAGATCTTGAGCTCGATTTTTTTAACCAAGCCGAGCTCAGTAATTCAAAGATCGGCTCTACTCAATTACAACCctttatttgataaaagaaaaaataatttatacaagctCTAAATGTTCAAGTCTTGATCAAGTGTTGTATAAAAAAGTAGACCCTACCATAAAAAAGTATGAAaagcctttttttatttttatttttttcttgatagaGCCTGCATTTTTATAAAAGGCTAGCTTATAAAGTTGAAGCTTGtacctaacattactcatttGATAAATTAGCATGTAGCACAGTAGCATTCTACAGCTTCATTATTAATTTTCGAAGCTCGTTTAATCTCATgccattccaaaataaaagttCTTAACTCTGCCGGCCACCATGCGCTATATGCTCATGAGGTGATGATCTTCTTGGTCCACTCATTCTAaattcaatgatttaattaataatattaatactcTTTAAtctttaatatatcatatttatgtatgcatgcatgctcattaattaatattgcagTGCATTTTAATTAAGCGACTTTATAAATCAactatttaaatgaaaaaataacttaaaataatttaaatatgcttataaaaatattatatgattaGAGATAATAAAATCCAGAACAATACCATTTCTCCGCAAATTCTACCATGTAACACCATTAATTAACTTGAAGATCGccaaatcaatcattttttcaCGACAGATGTGACAAGCATATCAATATTTGCCacctaattaaataatattatgtgGATGTTATAATTGGAATATTTGAGTGGCTGGATTCATAAATACAAAGTGTATAGTATATGTTagataatgtatatatataactaactttAGTGACAACCTTGGAATTAATATGAAACTTTTAGGAAAATAAAGTTTTTGGTGTGAGAAATAAGATCACTTAATTAATCTCaacattcattttttaatcaatggtattttttattatagattttttttttttttttattctcaatGTTAGGTCCAACCGTCTATTAATATTGCATTTGAAACGATTAAAAATTTGATCTGCAGTCAttctatatatgttttatacattttattaatgtgattaattacgTATTTTCACTACAAGAATTATGGTCATTTGCATCGCAAGTTTGGGttgaaaaaataaggaaaaatcgaTGCAAATATCTTTCTGCATCGATTTTTGATCGTCGACAGTCGGAtgcaattattttattatttttgagtttcagCATCCATCTGATGAAATGGTTGCTAATACCTTAtcttttgtatggatttttatttgttgcaaaaaatctaaaattggtTGGAATTAGTCATCCCAACCACTGATGTGTTTGGATGCAAATGGACATTTGCATCCATAATAACTCGATGCAAAATCACTTTATTTGGATGCAATTGGTTCAAACAGTTTATCATATTTGTCCATTCGTATCCATAATAGCTCGAtgcaaaaaaaaagtttggatgCGAATGTCCATTCGTATCCACAATAACTcgatacaaaataattttttttggataCAATTGGTGCAAATAGTTTATCATATTTGTCTATTTACATCCATAATAATTCgatgcaaaaataaaatttggatgCGAATGGACATTTGCATACACAATAACTCTAtgtccaacaaaaaaaaaaaaaaaacaaagcaccatagaaataacaattaaatttaatgtgaaatttttttgattAACCCCATTCTACTGCCACTAGATCACCATGTACACTGCATTTCCTGTATTTTCTAAGtatagtcatgacaaaaatataaacTGCAAGCATTCCATTGAATCATGAGGGCATAAAAATAATCAAGACAAATCCAACTATTATTAACAAGTATCTACAAATTGCTGACACATGTTTAGATGTTTTGCTCTTTCATTCAGCTAAGTCAAACTCcacatgtatattaatttatatatatatatatattataacatgttACATGTGATGGGCAACAACCACCTAGATACTTAGCCAGTTGCCCATTTCTAGTCAAATGTTATTACATAAATAACTAAATTCCATCCCATCAAATTCTAACCAAAACATCTAAACACTTGCCATGTACTGAATTAGTGGAGGGTAAGCTTTAACTTTCAAGGAAATGTTGGGGAAGCAGGTGTGGGTCACATTTCTTCAAGCAAATTGAAACCACTTTCAGCATCTCTCTATCATCCTTAGTTTCAGCAAACTAAGTTAAGCATTTCAGAAATCTTTACCATCAACTTTTCCCCATGCTTTTTCAGGGCACCAACCAATATGCACATATAAGTAGCCACATCTTCAGCATGCATACTGAAGAAGGTAAAATCAAGATCATTAAAAATCTAGATTTGGAATAAATCTAGATGGCAACAACCAAATAAAGGACTAGAGAATAGAAAAATTACTCGTAAAAATAGTAAGGTACCTTTTCCACACTCGTTGCACTTCCAACAACATAACAACCAaggaatttgaaattcaaaataccaaaacaaaTTGAGCTATTAACAGCACCCTCTAAACATTACCAAGATAATAGCTGgttcttataataattaataagtaCCATTGAGTTTCTTCATCATGCCTTCTTATAGATTTGAATTCTTTCATTAGTACAAAGAGTTTGGAATTCATATTTCCTGTAACATATATTAAACTAGCTTTGTTAAACTAAATGCAACATTGAAATGTAAACCTGATCCAACACAAAGGGAgtacatatatatgtttagaAACTGAAAACATAATTTAATGAGATGATCCAAATGACCATGCTAAGTTTCACTATTTGTTCTACAaattaagcacatcaagaaagTCCAAGTGGCAAATGAGACAAATTGGTTTAATAGAATagtcattcattcattcaaataattaatttcagAGTACTATAGTAAAGAAAAAGCTGATGTCAATTGAAAAATTCCTAAACTTAGAAGCCATGGGACAAGGTTTGAAAAATAGCTACCTTTATAACTGAAAAAAGTAAGACTCTTTAATGAAAGAGTCATGATATTCAAGGAATGTATCATGTAAATGTTTTGGCACATCATGAACCtgtaataagaaaaattcttgtGCTTAGCTTCATATTTATAGACAACCCActtctttacattttttttttaactaaatacgCTGCTAGTAACTGTAAAAAAATGTAGCTAAGTTGCCAGGATAAgccaacttacacatgcataGTAGAATGCAAAACAAGGTGTTGCAAAGGTGCCATCCATGCAGACCAATGCCCCTTTCTAGTGGCAAAGTTCCGAAACATGCTTGATGTCAACACATATCAGGAATGGATTGGTAGGAGACTCTGTGAAGAAAAGGCTATTGACCTTTTGGAATTCCCATCTACAGCTGACCTATTTCTTGTCAATTACAAGGCAGTAAGCAAAAGATGTCACTACATAGGCAGCAGTTTGCCCATCCAATCTCATAGAGTTTTTTAAAAGCCAAAAAGAACAAATCCATGTCCTCAAATAACTCAACATGATTTCCACCATTTGACAGTCTACACTGACAAACTTCTCTTGTAGTAACAAGCACATGTAGAGTTACCTAACTCAACATGATGTCAaccctttaaattttttccactTAACTAGTCCTTATAAAAAACTAGTGTCTTGGAGGCAATTGTTAGGATATAAATTTATCAATCGAAAAATATACAAACAAAATGACATTATATAATTTGATTGGAAATGCAAGAACAGGTCACGAATTATGCTGCTTTACATTTCTCCTTTTGGGTATCATATCAATTAAATTATGAGGGCCACAttaagataaatattcatgCTATGCCTAAAGTAGGAGAagtatgttaagaaaaatatgcatgcatgctgtccaataaaacaattaattagaaatgtTCAAGAACAATCAGTCATACAATAGCAGCTAACATGAAATACTGAAAACCAAGAGATAAAACCAAAAGCTAttgttcccaaaaaaaaaatgtgttactAACAACAACTATACTCCCCCTAAATTAGTACTAAGCTTCTCCTAAATTAGTACTGTACtgctccccctttttgtcacaactggcaaagggtctcaatcatcaccatttGCAAGATTGCCaccatcctcatcatcctcattaagTTGCTCTTCGATGTCGTTGAAACGTTGGGTCACAAATTGCTGCAGGTTATCAACTTTAACATCTAGGCTATGAACTGCAACATCTATAGTATCGAACTGGGCATCAAAGCGGGCTAGACACTCAAGAACCTGCTAAAAGCTGGGCTCGGTCGAACCGGGTGCCGAAATGGATGATGCCGAGCTAGACGGCTAAGAATTGGATGGCTGAGAGCTCGAACGTTGAGAGCAAGATGGCTGAGAGCTCAAAAGCTGAGAGGAAGGAGCAGGAGGATGCTCAACAAGGAGAGGGTGTGGGGTGGTGTGAGCACGACTAAGCTCTAcagtcctacgaccaataggggccttaagtgcaattctaAGCTCTTGGAGAAGAAAAACTACTAA
The genomic region above belongs to Carya illinoinensis cultivar Pawnee chromosome 4, C.illinoinensisPawnee_v1, whole genome shotgun sequence and contains:
- the LOC122306759 gene encoding acanthoscurrin-1-like translates to MAIIRWCVMLALALAIVQTSTAARTVPSSNGGGLDDQKNFISYSGVGGYSGIGNDGLPFGGVGAAAGMGGGLGGGGMGSFGGAGAGGVPGVGVGVPFNP